A part of Sander vitreus isolate 19-12246 chromosome 8, sanVit1, whole genome shotgun sequence genomic DNA contains:
- the kbtbd13b gene encoding kelch repeat and BTB domain-containing protein 13: MSAHCRESEDGSSCVTADERYLPCCASCLSSAKLTIVIGDTHFSEEKRFLVQSCDYFRALYRSGMKECRQEEIHLKSLRARGFLIALAVSRDEMPVLDGDDIVEAIECAAFLQVAPLTKHLIYLIDSDNCLLMYHTAANFGLMDLYRAAALFIRNMYADMEAEVKKSLPSALISYVESLTPSVFVAVGAHVTCGVDETVHAASRTVCYLDETANIWKVLTDLPLEASTSMAGVTVLDNKLYVVGGVHGLHRQVVDSSFCYSVENDSWSQISSPAQLRCNLSLVGLDGRLYAIGGEYDRKLMSSVETYDVKTGRWEFAAHLPRPAAGAACTKAMGRIFACLWRPMETTEIYEYISRKDEWRLVTTLIRHQSYGHCMIGHRDNLYVVRNGPSDDFLRCLMDCYNLSSGQWSSLPGHFANSKGSLFTAVVRGDSVLTLNRTMTLEFAVDGKTWKPRRQMKGFPRSGSVWTFLLRLPDTLMLQ, translated from the coding sequence ATGTCAGCGCACTGCCGTGAATCAGAGGACGGCAGCAGCTGTGTCACTGCAGACGAAAGATATCTGCCATGTTGTGCCTCTTGTCTCTCCTCAGCTAAATTAACTATCGTGATCGGAGACACTCACTTCTCTGAGGAGAAGAGGTTTCTCGTTCAGAGCTGCGACTATTTCCGAGCTCTGTATCGTTCTGGAATGAAGGAGTGTCGGCAGGAAGAAATCCACCTCAAGTCTCTGCGTGCTCGAGGTTTCCTTATCGCCTTGGCGGTGTCACGAGACGAGATGCCCGTCCTGGACGGCGACGACATCGTCGAAGCCATCGAATGTGCTGCTTTCTTGCAGGTGGCTCCGCTCACTAAGCATCTCATCTACCTCATCGATTCTGACAACTGTCTGCTGATGTATCACACCGCCGCAAACTTCGGCCTCATGGATCTTTACCGAGCTGCTGCGCTGTTCATCCGGAACATGTACGCCGACATGGAAGCGGAGGTCAAGAAATCCCTGCCGTCAGCACTGATCTCCTACGTTGAGTCTTTGACCCCGAGTGTTTTCGTAGCTGTGGGGGCTCATGTGACCTGCGGCGTGGATGAAACGGTCCACGCTGCCTCCAGGACGGTCTGCTACCTGGATGAAACTGCCAACATTTGGAAAGTATTGACAGATCTTCCACTAGAGGCCAGCACCTCCATGGCTGGAGTGACTGTTTTGGACAACAAACTCTACGTCGTCGGAGGAGTTCATGGACTTCATAGACAAGTCGTGGACTCTTCTTTCTGCTACAGCGTCGAAAACGACAGCTGGAGCCAGATCTCCAGTCCGGCGCAGCTCCGATGCAATCTTAGCCTCGTGGGTTTAGACGGTCGACTCTACGCCATCGGAGGAGAGTACGACCGGAAGTTAATGTCATCTGTGGAAACATACGACGTTAAGACAGGAAGGTGGGAGTTTGCCGCTCACTTACCACGACCGGCGGCGGGAGCGGCGTGCACCAAAGCCATGGGCAGGATATTTGCGTGTTTATGGAGGCCGATGGAGACCACGGAGATCTACGAGTACATCTCAAGGAAAGACGAGTGGCGGCTGGTTACCACGCTGATCAGGCACCAGAGCTACGGCCACTGCATGATCGGCCACAGGGACAACCTGTACGTTGTGAGAAACGGGCCGTCGGACGACTTCCTGAGATGCCTGATGGACTGTTATAACCTGAGCTCGGGCCAATGGTCTTCTCTGCCGGGACACTTCGCCAACAGCAAAGGTTCGCTGTTCACGGCAGTGGTGAGAGGCGACTCTGTGCTCACGCTCAACAGGACCATGACTCTGGAGTTTGCCGTCGACGGTAAAACCTGGAAGCCCCGACGGCAGATGAAGGGTTTCCCCAGAAGTGGATCTGTGTGGACGTTTCTGCTCCGGCTGCCAGACACTCTCATGCTGCAGTAA